A single Halarcobacter anaerophilus DNA region contains:
- a CDS encoding winged helix-turn-helix transcriptional regulator → MYYLNGKKYKCSVSITMDIFNDRWKLAVIWYLLEKDKRFKELSEDINEISQKTLTLKLKELEEKNIIKREVFAEVPPKVVYSLTPIGLKLKFVLKEMFNWGIEYAKENGKIF, encoded by the coding sequence ATGTATTATTTAAATGGTAAAAAATATAAATGTTCAGTTTCAATAACTATGGATATATTTAATGACAGATGGAAATTAGCTGTTATTTGGTATCTATTAGAAAAAGATAAAAGATTTAAAGAGTTAAGTGAAGATATAAATGAGATAAGTCAAAAGACACTCACCTTAAAATTAAAAGAATTAGAAGAAAAAAACATTATAAAAAGAGAAGTGTTTGCAGAAGTACCGCCAAAAGTTGTTTATTCTTTAACCCCCATTGGATTAAAATTGAAATTTGTTCTTAAAGAAATGTTTAATTGGGGAATTGAATATGCAAAAGAAAATGGCAAAATTTTTTAA
- a CDS encoding MFS transporter, with translation MNNTRRSQKITIFATFLAFMGMGVVDPILPDIAKNLGANNWEVELLFSTYIFMMALIMIPAGILATRIGDKNVMTIGLLIVSFFAIACSFSENITILAFFRAGWGFGNAYFFATALILLILLSKNHYKAISLFEGAIGFGMASGPLLGGFIGQYSWRYPFLVTGILTGIAFILVVAFVKIPPEKNKKKSGGFKELKDLFKNKKFLKISFAAMFYYYGFFVILAYSPLILHFTPIQIGLVFFAWGLALAIGSIIISTYLEVHFSIKKVIPITLIFFIILLLFFYEITSQFLLSILIICSGFLSGINNSLFTSYVMDIKFERNIISGGYNLLRWSGAAIAPITSGFISEYFTLKTPFVIAVILSLLSLTIILLLSKKTIYTHN, from the coding sequence ATGAACAATACTAGACGAAGTCAAAAAATTACTATATTTGCAACATTTTTAGCTTTTATGGGTATGGGAGTAGTTGATCCTATTTTACCTGATATTGCTAAAAATTTAGGTGCTAACAATTGGGAAGTTGAACTATTATTTTCTACCTATATTTTTATGATGGCACTTATAATGATACCAGCTGGCATATTAGCAACAAGAATAGGAGATAAAAATGTAATGACTATTGGACTTCTTATAGTTTCTTTTTTTGCAATAGCTTGTTCTTTTTCTGAAAATATTACAATTTTGGCCTTTTTTAGAGCAGGATGGGGATTTGGAAATGCATATTTTTTTGCAACTGCTTTAATTTTGTTAATTCTACTTTCAAAAAATCATTATAAAGCAATTAGTCTTTTTGAAGGTGCGATAGGTTTTGGGATGGCATCTGGCCCTCTTCTTGGCGGTTTTATTGGGCAATATTCTTGGAGATATCCATTTCTTGTTACTGGTATTTTAACGGGTATTGCTTTTATATTAGTAGTAGCATTTGTAAAAATACCTCCTGAAAAAAATAAAAAAAAATCAGGTGGATTTAAAGAACTAAAAGATTTATTTAAAAATAAAAAATTTTTAAAAATTTCATTTGCAGCAATGTTTTACTACTATGGTTTTTTTGTAATTTTAGCTTATTCTCCTCTTATTCTACATTTTACACCCATTCAAATTGGTTTAGTTTTTTTTGCTTGGGGTCTTGCATTAGCTATTGGTTCTATAATTATTTCTACATATTTAGAAGTGCATTTTTCTATAAAAAAGGTCATCCCCATTACCCTTATATTTTTCATTATATTACTGTTATTCTTTTATGAAATAACTTCTCAATTTTTACTTTCAATTTTAATAATTTGTTCTGGCTTTCTTTCGGGAATAAATAATTCATTATTTACAAGTTATGTTATGGATATAAAGTTTGAACGAAATATTATCTCAGGAGGTTATAACCTTTTAAGATGGAGTGGTGCTGCAATAGCACCAATAACTTCTGGTTTTATAAGTGAATATTTTACATTAAAAACACCATTTGTTATAGCTGTGATACTCTCTTTATTATCCCTAACAATT